One window from the genome of Bubalus kerabau isolate K-KA32 ecotype Philippines breed swamp buffalo chromosome 17, PCC_UOA_SB_1v2, whole genome shotgun sequence encodes:
- the LOC129631274 gene encoding zinc finger protein OZF-like isoform X4 — MTMKLQAKGNSGKGEIFQRVIFGRAETSEIKDFFLGKIQETVDGFESLWTDNERRDYGISISYNKNLTDGRDHQSRNDAGDKPVERQGSNFHDELQMLQSEGTIFECSQVVMHMNSGASVLPTHSVHKGNSHNNECAVMHPSEQAPDPGHKKKSYKSNECGITMLQDSELTRHQRIHIGRLPYKADVCGKAFNDNVRLAVHQRNHTGEKPYKCDVFGHCFKHNAHLQNHGRTHTGEKPYKCNVCAKAFTCKESRALHPILHTGEKPYKCDICGRGYTRKSDLGIHQRVHTGEKPYTCDVCGRGYTRKSDLGIHQRVHTGEKPYKCDLCGQAFTRKESYTVHQSLHTGEKPYKCDVCGCGYTRKSRLGIHQRVHSGEKPYKCDLCGQAFTHKESHTVHQILHTGEKPYKCDVCGRGYTQKAQLVIHQRVHSGEKPYKCDLCEQAFTRKESHTVHQILHTGEKPYKCDVCGRGYTRSRQLAIHWRLHTGEKPYKCDICGKAFSVNRSLRTHRKIHTEEKP, encoded by the coding sequence agtggaaaaggaGAAATTTTTCAAAGAGTGATATTTGGGAGAGCTGAAACTTCTGAAATTAAAGATTTTTTCCTCGGGAAGATACAGGAAACTGTGGATGGTTTTGAGAGTCTGTGGACCGATAATGAAAGAAGAGACTACGGAATATCTATATCCTATAACAAAAATCTCACTGATGGAAGAGATCATCAGAGTAGAAATGATGCAGGAGATAAGCCTGTTGAAAGGCAGGGATCAAACTTTCATGATGAATTGCAGATGCTTCAGTCTGAAGGGACGATTTTTGAATGTAGTCAAGTCGTGATGCATATGAACAGTGGTGCTTCAGTTTTGCCAACTCATAGTGTCCACAAAGGCAATTCTCATAATAATGAGTGTGCTGTTATGCATCCCTCAGAACAGGCCCCAGACCCAGGACACAAGAAAAAATCTTACAAAAGTAATGAGTGTGGCATAACCATGCTTCAGGACTCAGAACTCACTAGACATCAAAGAATCCATATAGGAAGATTACCATATAAAGCTGACGTATGTGGCAAGGCATTTAATGATAATGTGAGGCTTGCAGTTCATCAGAGaaatcatactggagagaaaccgtaTAAATGTGATGTATTTGGCCACTGCTTTAAGCACAATGCACACCTTCAAAACCATGGgagaactcatactggagagaaaccatataaatgtaatGTGTGTGCAAAAGCCTTTACTTGCAAAGAAAGTCGGGCACTTCATCCGATCCttcatactggagaaaaaccatataaatgtgatatatgtggcCGTGGCTATACTCGAAAGTCAGACCTTGGAATTCATCagagagttcatactggagagaagccatatACATGTGATGTGTGTGGCCGTGGCTATACTCGAAAGTCAGACCTTGGAATTCATCagagagttcatactggagagaagccatatAAGTGTGATCTCTGTGGACAGGCCTTTACTCGCAAAGAAAGCTACACAGTTCATCAGAgccttcatactggagagaaaccatataaatgtgatgtgtgtggctGTGGCTATACTCGAAAGTCACGCCTTGGAATTCATCAGAGAGTTCATTCTGGAGAGAAGCCATATAAGTGTGATCTCTGTGGACAGGCCTTTACTCACAAAGAAAGCCACACAGTTCATCAGAtccttcatactggagagaaaccatataaatgtgatgtgtgtggccGTGGCTATACTCAAAAAGCACAACTTGTAATTCATCAGAGAGTTCATTCTGGAGAGAAGCCATATAAGTGTGATCTGTGTGAACAGGCCTTTACTCGCAAAGAAAGCCACACAGTTCATCAGAtccttcatactggagagaaaccatataaatgtgatgtatgtggccgTGGCTATACTCGAAGCAGACAACTTGCAATTCATTGGAGgcttcatactggagagaagccatataaatgtgatatatgtggcaaggcctttagtgTAAATAGAAGCCTTAGAACTCATCGGAAAATTCATACCGAAGAGAAACCAtaa
- the LOC129631274 gene encoding zinc finger protein OZF-like isoform X3 → MVETYKNLLSVDVSRIDMTMKLQAKGNSGKGEIFQRVIFGRAETSEIKDFFLGKIQETVDGFESLWTDNERRDYGISISYNKNLTDGRDHQSRNDAGDKPVERQGSNFHDELQMLQSEGTIFECSQVVMHMNSGASVLPTHSVHKGNSHNNECAVMHPSEQAPDPGHKKKSYKSNECGITMLQDSELTRHQRIHIGRLPYKADVCGKAFNDNVRLAVHQRNHTGEKPYKCDVFGHCFKHNAHLQNHGRTHTGEKPYKCNVCAKAFTCKESRALHPILHTGEKPYKCDICGRGYTRKSDLGIHQRVHTGEKPYTCDVCGRGYTRKSDLGIHQRVHTGEKPYKCDLCGQAFTRKESYTVHQSLHTGEKPYKCDVCGCGYTRKSRLGIHQRVHSGEKPYKCDLCGQAFTHKESHTVHQILHTGEKPYKCDVCGRGYTQKAQLVIHQRVHSGEKPYKCDLCEQAFTRKESHTVHQILHTGEKPYKCDVCGRGYTRSRQLAIHWRLHTGEKPYKCDICGKAFSVNRSLRTHRKIHTEEKP, encoded by the coding sequence agtggaaaaggaGAAATTTTTCAAAGAGTGATATTTGGGAGAGCTGAAACTTCTGAAATTAAAGATTTTTTCCTCGGGAAGATACAGGAAACTGTGGATGGTTTTGAGAGTCTGTGGACCGATAATGAAAGAAGAGACTACGGAATATCTATATCCTATAACAAAAATCTCACTGATGGAAGAGATCATCAGAGTAGAAATGATGCAGGAGATAAGCCTGTTGAAAGGCAGGGATCAAACTTTCATGATGAATTGCAGATGCTTCAGTCTGAAGGGACGATTTTTGAATGTAGTCAAGTCGTGATGCATATGAACAGTGGTGCTTCAGTTTTGCCAACTCATAGTGTCCACAAAGGCAATTCTCATAATAATGAGTGTGCTGTTATGCATCCCTCAGAACAGGCCCCAGACCCAGGACACAAGAAAAAATCTTACAAAAGTAATGAGTGTGGCATAACCATGCTTCAGGACTCAGAACTCACTAGACATCAAAGAATCCATATAGGAAGATTACCATATAAAGCTGACGTATGTGGCAAGGCATTTAATGATAATGTGAGGCTTGCAGTTCATCAGAGaaatcatactggagagaaaccgtaTAAATGTGATGTATTTGGCCACTGCTTTAAGCACAATGCACACCTTCAAAACCATGGgagaactcatactggagagaaaccatataaatgtaatGTGTGTGCAAAAGCCTTTACTTGCAAAGAAAGTCGGGCACTTCATCCGATCCttcatactggagaaaaaccatataaatgtgatatatgtggcCGTGGCTATACTCGAAAGTCAGACCTTGGAATTCATCagagagttcatactggagagaagccatatACATGTGATGTGTGTGGCCGTGGCTATACTCGAAAGTCAGACCTTGGAATTCATCagagagttcatactggagagaagccatatAAGTGTGATCTCTGTGGACAGGCCTTTACTCGCAAAGAAAGCTACACAGTTCATCAGAgccttcatactggagagaaaccatataaatgtgatgtgtgtggctGTGGCTATACTCGAAAGTCACGCCTTGGAATTCATCAGAGAGTTCATTCTGGAGAGAAGCCATATAAGTGTGATCTCTGTGGACAGGCCTTTACTCACAAAGAAAGCCACACAGTTCATCAGAtccttcatactggagagaaaccatataaatgtgatgtgtgtggccGTGGCTATACTCAAAAAGCACAACTTGTAATTCATCAGAGAGTTCATTCTGGAGAGAAGCCATATAAGTGTGATCTGTGTGAACAGGCCTTTACTCGCAAAGAAAGCCACACAGTTCATCAGAtccttcatactggagagaaaccatataaatgtgatgtatgtggccgTGGCTATACTCGAAGCAGACAACTTGCAATTCATTGGAGgcttcatactggagagaagccatataaatgtgatatatgtggcaaggcctttagtgTAAATAGAAGCCTTAGAACTCATCGGAAAATTCATACCGAAGAGAAACCAtaa
- the LOC129631279 gene encoding uncharacterized protein LOC129631279 isoform X3 produces MSPRVFGLAQRPALRRPGSAESPPPGRSALSLRVSADSCKPGSGARQVEVSQLSDVCNISYNISQTMNVCLAEEFSGEMEVTGPLKTCVA; encoded by the exons ATGTCCCCACGCGTGTTCGGCTTAGCTCAACGCCCCGCCCTCCGACGACCCGGCTCCGCTGAGTCCCCGCCCCCAGGCCGCTCCGCCCTTTCACTGCGCGTGAGCGCAGATTCGTGCAAACCCGGAAGCGGTGCGCGGCAAGTGGAGGTCTCTCAGCTCAGC gATGTGTGCAACATCTCTTACAACATCTCACAGACTATGAATGTGTGTTTGGCTGAAGAATTCTCAGGGGAGATGGAGGTTACAGG ACCTTTGAAGACTTGTGTTGCCTGA